The genomic stretch ATCTCTAGCTAGTACTGGGCCAAGATATTGCGCTGCTTGGAATGCTCCCGGACTCGCTTGGGAGACTGGAAGGTGCCTCGTATCCCGGTTGTGCTGTCGGTATGTTTCCCCGATTCCTTACCCTGAGAATCTGCACACTTCAAGAGAATGTAAAGAGTAAATGCACTATAACCCATACTCTAATCACTCTACTCATCACCCAGCCTTCCGAGAACCGCTTTACTGTGCGGTGTGCGCAGATTCCTGTTACGCTTGAAAGAAAGAGTAAAGGGTGAGAGAGAGGCAGGGACTGCTGCTCTTCCTTTACATTTTCGACGTGGAATATATTCTTTTTACTCGCGGTGTTCTATGATAACCTTACCAACGTCCTGTTCCAATGAAACGCGTAGCAGAGCGTGGCGATCAGACAGTAAAGGTTGATTGCCTGCGTAAAGATGTGAATTAAAATATTGTCGAATTTTcagcttctttttttgtttcaacGTGTAACACAACGTGTCTTCATCCCGAAGTACACATAAATGTGGTCGCGAAAATGAAAGGTAGAAATATAACTGTACCTCTGTGTAATATCAATGGAATCACAGATACATTGGCTCAGAACCTACTTTATTTCGTGCCTTTGTGTCTTTTCACAGTGACATCACTGTGACAAGATGAAAAAGAATCATAATTATCATTCTCTTCGGTCCCGTCACCACGCACTCCCATTCCCCCTCCTCTTTCTCACGCGAACACAAACGCTGGGCCGTAGGACATTCATGCTGCCGCCGCCCAGGCGGCCACACGACAGGACCGCTTCAACAAAGGcggaatctttttttttctcgtgtaGTCTGACGCTGTCGTTGCTAATCTGCTTAGTTCAaggtgtggcggcccgtgtgtgatgacgaagacgtgcctctgctgccacgcgctactgcgctggcacggcagttctaccggcaccgtcctagcgtgaggccacgaccatctgcccgctgggacattccatcatcgccggtcaggactcatgtagaggaactccacctcctctacatttggtgacccgaacaacgaacaccatgttcggcataattcggccaagcaccatcccaaattactgcaagcccacctccgaaggtacggtgcaacgttctaccgaggaaccgctaggcgacgacgtcaattcaccgcggctccactcatcgcaacgcccgaccgcgccacaccatggtcctacccaccttacccatctacccagatcacgtcgccatggtctcgcactctgcgtcacgtcgccacacgcttcacgatggcactcctcgggctaccaccagcggcaccttcccgagcatcacgctcctgtaccggtcgcggtacgccgctgtcgaccgcgccacccgcatctgctacgccagcggtcaaggaaccctgcccgcctcgccttcccacctggcttttgtgcaacatagtggcagtccagtccatccaattgcggtcaaggggcaccgggaccaacgttccaccggggtcacgcacggaggccacagtgagttttactcccggtctccacgtgcttcacgatggtcctccccggcactctccgtggtgacaacactacgagctcaacgctcacgaaccggtcgcggttctgtcgccccactcTCTTATCACTTCGGCCTACATGCATGCTCTCTGCTttggcccgcccctggaacccttccggccagctcttgtccgcaccgttcagcccgccacttctgcccactcatcacaagacgcaagaccagccgtccctgtactgcgtgtcgcccgtcttcctcttcctgtatcgacgcggaatctcaaccgccagctctacaccgctccgcgtctgagggggggagtgatgtggcggcccgtgtgtgatgacgaagacgtgcctctactgccacgcgctactgcgctggcacggcagttctaccggcaccgtcctagcgtgaggccacgaccatctgcccgctgggacattccatcatcgccggtcaggactcatgtagaggaactccacctcctctacatagGTATGTTGCCGGCTGACGTGACCAATTCTTCCAATGCGAACTTGAAAAATATGTCCTTGCAATTACCAGGCGACGCCTTAACATgtgtggaaacccgtgtttccacaacctcggggcgtcagtccgtccgctccatcgccgaggaagacacagcaagcgAAAAGGTTCGAACAACAAGCAAGGTTTATTACATGCCGCTAACAAGACAGAGAACAGCCGGCAGCAGTTCCAGATACTCCTTGACTCCCCCTAACCGCGCTGTGCCCGCGTATTTAACATCTTGCCACGCCCTTCTCCCACGTGAGGTCGCTCACCTGTACGCCATCTGGTGGCGCAccaggaaaacaaaaagaaggaagaaactCCCGCACTCCCCCCACTCCTCAAAATTTACACCAGACTGTCCGACATGTCGACGATGACATCGTCCGTGCAGTCGTCTGTCAGGGCTCGATGTCTTGAGGGAGCGACCATTTCAGTCTCCTTCGCCCTCGGGGTCCCGGAGAGGGTAAGTTTTCAGGTCCGAGGTGTGTACTGGCCCAGTTTATTCGCCCGTGtcacagcgacgaagcctgtaagtgaggccggaggagcacgcacttacctcgaaggggccatcccacctatctatgagtgaagctgcaaagccgcgtGCGGCATCACCTAACGGGTGAGTCCGTTGAAGgccgaggtcaccgacgctgtaggcgAGATTCCGTCGTcctcggttgtactggcgagcctggtccaaccgtgcgacgtccagattctcccgagccgtccgagctgcaatgcccagtcgactccggaggtcctaagcaaaccttgaataaggaggctgggtaCTGCCGGAGGcgcagagcattctccactggaaaaggtgcctctcgtcccaagttcagggacgccggggtgaagcctgtagatctttttactgttgtccgtgtagcgaacggcAGTTCAGCCATgtgaagatcccaatcacggtggtgctgactgaCTAGTAAAGcgaccaacatcattttcaggttccgattaacacgttcggtaatattagcctgagggtgatacggggatgtcttcttgtgctgaatgcctaagacagcgcaagagtCTGAGAACACcgtacttgtaaagtaggtagagttatctgtgatgagctgagcaggaaacccgaaccggcaaaaggtgtcgagtagccTTTCCCACattctctgggaagtcagcgtcctgagaggaaacagctcagcCCATtttgtgaaatgatcagtaaccacaaacaaatacttgttacctctaggactacgtggAAACGGTTTCACCAGATCACAAGCAACTATTTGTCAGGGCCTATTGCTCTGCACACGCtataagcgcccagggggtaaagcACCACGAGGTtctgctctctggcatacgggacaagtgcgAACATACTTACATACGAACATACTtacctgcctcattcctggccatgtcgcaactcgacataacttttcataagctttcctgccactgctgtgacctgccaaggccgaatcatggaagagacttacgcaacttccgtggcaccacgactctgaatggggatgagccgtcatcgtcatccgcctggggtatgtatctgaacaggatgcaaTCCTCGCCCAGAAGATAGGAGTCGCGCCTTCGGTCAGTCGTTCTGGTGCCtgccgagtcctgctcagctaaccattgagacacccgctgacaaaggccgtccgctctctgagcgtctaggagctgctgtctgctcacgaccgtgctcAAAACGAAGATACGcctcgtgccacttgtgctgctgccaggcgttgagaaggcgcctcggtgccttcctctcttccccccggtagaggcgcacgggaaagcgcgtctgctaccacgttcgtcgcGCCCCGCCTATACTCCACGTTGATGGAGTAGCCTagtagcgtcagggcccacctagcaagacgtccagatgggttgcggagccgctgcagccaggaAAGTGCTTGgttggtcagtctggacggtgaaagtggtgccgtccagACATAGATCAAACTTCCTGGGAGCGAAGgtgatcgccaagcactccttttccgtgacggagtaaGTCCTTTCTGCCGGagtcagcgtgcgacttgcaaaagccactggacaaagaaCACCAGAAGCTGTCGCAGAAGAATATAGAAACTGAATGAATAAACATATTGTTTTAATCTATCCATGCTTATGTTGTTATATTAAGTCCTCTTGCAATCCTGCAGTAGGTACAGTTTAGTGCATATAGCTGCAGAATTGCTGCAGACTTTCAGCAGACACTGATACATTGTACACCGCAGAGGTGACAGACAAGCTGCACATTTTCTGCATACTTTCTGTCCACAGGAGGTCTGCAGAATTTCTGCAGGGGGATGTGTACCAATTGTCCTTACAGAGGTGACATAGGTGACAGAAAGTCTGCTAAATATCTGCAGGCTGTCTGTGGCACAGGTTACTTAAGTTCTGCAGACTTTCTGTCAGAAAGACGTAACTTTTTTTATAAGGGTGGGCCTGTAATTTACATCAGGGTTCggaaaggctgctaaatgccgatggccggcaCAAGAAAGACGTGTTTGCAATGGTTTTCGTCCCGTTGCGGTTCCAGCGAATATGCCTCTTTtgctgcttccttcctctctcttcttttttattctttatcgttttttactgttctcggttcgttccggagccctggcttggaaagctgctcccgTTTAGTTTGGTATCATCGGAAATTGGGGTAATCAGGGGCTTCGGAATGTCGGGGACGAGGGGACAGTCCATccctcctcgagttttcacggtggctcggccccccccccccccctctcgctCTGAGGACCCCGCCACCCCATCTTTCGTCCGCGTGTTTCTTCCGAGACAGATTTCATTTCGGCTCTTTTACCGCATAATGAAAATTTACACCGGTTTAAAAAGTAGTACGTAGAAGACGAGTAAAAAACGAAATTCACCCGAAGGGGTACTATCTACGTGATACTGTATGTGCATACCTACTACGCGGAGAGCAGTGACATGTCATGGAGCTGCCTTGCTTATATTGTACAAGAAAACGCAGATTTGCTCTCCAGCAAAGAACACTGCCTTGTTTCTGGTCAACGCAGGGAAGCCTTCAGTGGAAGCTCTTATCCTGCAGCGAGGAGTTCGCTGGTACGTTTGAGAACTCGTGAAGCTTATCTGGCCGTTTTTGCCACAACCATGGCTAGAATAATCGACAGAGCGTATAGTGCAGGAATAAACACCATTTACCGAAGAAATCAATGCACTTTTGACGATAATATGAATTCAGAAATAATTTGAACACACGCCATCGCTCGCTCACCTCTATAAATTTGTCTTACCGCCTTTAGTGAAAACATCAACAAGCATTTCAGTTCCTGCTGCTCTAGTGCGAgttttttcgcctcaaggtCATCAAGAACGCGGGATGGCCTTCCCCATCTGTCCACCGTCGTCAGACACCACCGTCCACAACGCCCACCGTCAACAGATCACTTGGACAAGTCATTGCTAGTGGATcctattttatttttgtatatgctgcacttctcaatctctaactccatatcccgcagtgctctcctccaggttaggttaggttagggctcgctccaccttgccgtgaaggacttccCACGCCCCTACGGATAATAAGGGAAGTAGAATTATGGTAGCCACCATAGTAGAATAGTGCGAGCGAGGCATCTCCGTAATGGACAACCTGAAACAgtgcactacaaacaaatgtca from Ornithodoros turicata isolate Travis chromosome 4, ASM3712646v1, whole genome shotgun sequence encodes the following:
- the LOC135392358 gene encoding uncharacterized protein LOC135392358, whose protein sequence is MARNEAGIQHKKTSPYHPQANITERVNRNLKMMLVALLVSQHHRDWDLHMAELPFATRTTVKRSTGFTPASLNLGREAPFPVENALRLRQYPASLFKVCLGPPESTGHCSSDGSGESGRRTVGPGSPVQPRTTESRLQRR